DNA from Acidobacteriota bacterium:
GAGAATTCAAGGCCCAGTGTGAAGAGCAGGAAAACGACCCCGAACTCCGCCAGGAATCCGGTTTCGCCGGATGAGGAGAACAAGCCGAACACAGCGGGCCCCAACAGCATTCCCACCAGGATGTATCCCGGCGCCGTTGGAAGCTCCAGTCGCCGGAATACGGTTACGACCAACACGGCTGATCCCAGAAGCAGGAGAACGTTTGCGAGGCCTATTTCATTCATGGCAATGAGAAAATTGAGAGATTACAGGCAGGCGGCCCGAAAGCGCGGAATGGAACAGAGCCTGCAATGGGTAGTATATCGAGCGCCGCTGGAATGGTTCCATGCCATATTGGCTGGCCCTTCAGGCACGGCTTCGGGAAGAATCGGCGCATCCGGGCCTCCGAGCACAACTTCCGATAACGTATCTTATGTCAACTTTTATAAAAACCGCGTGAACCTGCGAGTGTGCAGGGTGGCTTGGGTGGACATCGGTTCCCTGCCGGGCGGGACAAGTCCGGAGCGTGAAGATCATGTCGAAGCAGCTGTCTTGGCTAGCCCGCATTCCTCACCAGGCCTCTGGTGGCATGATGAAAAGCAGTTAATCTTCAGTAGGTTGATTGGCTCCCAATAAAGGCCATGCGGGAAACAGACGGCGCTGGGCATGCCCTGGCTTGTCCTTTTCCCTTCAGCGCGCACAGGCTCCCTCGACCGTAGAAACCGCTACGCTCTTCGGTCGCGAGCACGCGCTGAAGGGAAAATTCCTGCGCCATGATCATGCCCCCTGGTGAGAAATGCGGGCTAGAATAGGCGTAGCGGTGGTTAACCGAACGTGGCAGGCATGCCGATGAGCATGGAAGCAGTGGCCGGCGGCGCCCAATGAGAATTCTTCGCCAATCGATATTCCTGGAAATCGCAGGCTCCTTCGGGCTGGGCGCGCTGGTATTTAGTGCTGTCCTGTTGACCAACGAAGTGTCCAGTCGGCTGATGGAGACCCTGGTTCAGGAGAACATCACCCTGCAGGAAGCCGGTTTGCTTTTCCTTTGCATCCTGCCCAAGGTGCTGACCTTCTCCATTCCCATGTCGGTCTTGTTGGGCATTCTGATCTGCTTTGGGCGCCTGTCCGCCGACAGTGAAATTACTGCCATGCGATCTTCCGGAATCGGTCTCAGAAACTTGCTGTGGCCGGTATTGATCTTTTCGGCGGTGGTGGGTTCTCTGGCCCTGTTGAATTCCAACTTGTGGTCTCCCAGAGCCACTCACCGCTTGACACTGATCAAGGATGAAATTGCGCTCAAGTCGCTCAACACCGCCGTCCGGAGAGGCGTTTTCGAAGAGCGTTTTCCCGGTCGAGTGGTCTACGTCATGGATACGACCCCCGACCGGCGTTCCTGGAAGGGTATTTTTCTGGCTGAGGTAACCGAGGCCAATTGGCCCAAGACCACCTTTTCCCGCCAGGGTGGACTGCTCAACCGTCCGGGCCGGCGTGAGCTGCAGCTCAATCTTCAACAGGGTGCGACCTACGAGGTGGTGCCGGGAAAAGAAGGCACCGTGCGTGTCACTTCCTTCGAGGAAGCTACGGTTCCCCTCTTCAAGGCTATGGGTGCCCCCGCCGATGCACCCAGGGACAGGACCATAGCCGAGATGGATTCGCTCGAGCTCTATGGCAAGCTGATCTCCGAGGCCTCGACCGGCAGCGACATCCACCGCAGAAAGGCGGTCATTGAGTTCAATCGTCGACTGGCGCTTCCCCTGGCGGTCTTTGTGTTTTCCATTCTCGGGCTCCCACTGGGAGTTGTCACCAGGAGGAGCGGCAAGTCTTTCGGGTTCGTCATCAGCCTGATCATCTTCCTGGTCTATTTCATCCTTTTTTCCCAGGGTCTGGCTTTTGCCGAAAGTGGTCATATCCCGGCCTTCCTGGGTCCCTGGTTGGCGAACCTGGTGTTTCTGATGTTGGGATTGTTTCTCTTGCTGACCGCGGAAAGACAGTTTTCCTGGGGGAGGCTGTTTCGTCCTCTGGTCAACTCTCTCTGGGGCGTTGCCCGCAGACTGCGCGAGAACGGTGTCGGTTCCCGCGCTCCCATTCGAAGTCAAAGGAGTCCACGGGGCGGCATCATGCACTTCCCTGCCGGTTGGACCCTGGACAAGTACATCCTCAGCGGCTTCCTGAAATTTTTCCTTCTGGTGCTTTCCGCCTTCGTCGTGCTCTTCGTGCTGTTTACC
Protein-coding regions in this window:
- the lptF gene encoding LPS export ABC transporter permease LptF → MRILRQSIFLEIAGSFGLGALVFSAVLLTNEVSSRLMETLVQENITLQEAGLLFLCILPKVLTFSIPMSVLLGILICFGRLSADSEITAMRSSGIGLRNLLWPVLIFSAVVGSLALLNSNLWSPRATHRLTLIKDEIALKSLNTAVRRGVFEERFPGRVVYVMDTTPDRRSWKGIFLAEVTEANWPKTTFSRQGGLLNRPGRRELQLNLQQGATYEVVPGKEGTVRVTSFEEATVPLFKAMGAPADAPRDRTIAEMDSLELYGKLISEASTGSDIHRRKAVIEFNRRLALPLAVFVFSILGLPLGVVTRRSGKSFGFVISLIIFLVYFILFSQGLAFAESGHIPAFLGPWLANLVFLMLGLFLLLTAERQFSWGRLFRPLVNSLWGVARRLRENGVGSRAPIRSQRSPRGGIMHFPAGWTLDKYILSGFLKFFLLVLSAFVVLFVLFTFFELLSDIVEQGISGWTVFDYFLFLIPHILVQMIPFSVLVAALVSFSLLTRTSQIVAMKSSGISLYRLSSPVLLAALLFSAGSFMLQEHILPSANQKQDDLRRVIKGRNPQTKRPTRKWMMGERNRIFHYNFFDDEINVFNRISVFDFDPQTLAVTRMVFAEKAGWDRNRSGWVFEEGWAQGFSHDRPQQAQFLTFDRELIGSIGERPDYFKKEVRQSSKMSYQELGSYIEDLGRSGFDVVRLKVAWHSKLSFPLVSLTMAMIAIPFAFSTGRRGSLYGIGLSIVVGISYWVLQGFFEQIGSAGKLEPLLAAWAPNLVFGAGGVYLLFTVRT